A section of the Candidatus Omnitrophota bacterium genome encodes:
- a CDS encoding protein arginine kinase, producing the protein MSMVLNDLLKRRSEWLKGEGPLSDIVISSRIRLARNIEKCPFPHWGSKEKEENVLNMVLEAVKKISQFKNVLSFRLVNLDNVDKQFLIERHLMSHELALRSNHKALILTEDEVVSLMVNEEDHLRLQVMKSGFNLDGAWKIIDEIDTALSEELNFAYLADLGYLTACPTNTGTGMRGSVMLHLPALVMTKQINRILAAVAKLSFNVRGLYGEGTQASGNFFQVSNQVSLGLSEGDIISNIKSVIRQIADQEQAARQKLLTQHLSTLQDRVFRAFGILENAHIISSNETIELLSMVRLGLDLKLLRDIDKKLLNELLILTQPAHLQKISGKKLTPTERDSKRASLIRERLIHN; encoded by the coding sequence ATGAGTATGGTACTTAATGATTTATTAAAGCGCAGAAGTGAGTGGTTAAAAGGAGAAGGACCACTTTCAGATATTGTTATATCAAGCAGGATTCGTCTTGCTAGGAATATTGAAAAATGTCCTTTTCCTCATTGGGGCAGCAAGGAAAAGGAAGAGAATGTCCTTAATATGGTTTTGGAGGCTGTGAAAAAGATAAGCCAGTTCAAAAATGTATTGTCTTTTAGATTAGTCAATCTGGACAATGTTGATAAACAGTTCCTTATTGAAAGACATTTGATGAGTCATGAGTTGGCCTTAAGAAGTAATCATAAGGCGCTTATATTGACCGAAGATGAAGTTGTCTCTTTGATGGTTAACGAGGAGGATCATCTAAGGCTTCAGGTTATGAAGTCTGGTTTTAATCTGGATGGCGCCTGGAAGATTATCGATGAAATCGATACGGCTTTATCTGAAGAATTAAATTTCGCCTATTTAGCTGATTTAGGTTATCTGACAGCTTGCCCTACAAATACCGGAACAGGCATGCGTGGTTCTGTGATGTTGCATCTTCCGGCCTTAGTTATGACAAAGCAGATTAATCGTATATTAGCTGCTGTGGCAAAACTAAGTTTTAATGTGCGCGGTCTTTATGGTGAAGGCACTCAGGCAAGCGGGAATTTCTTTCAGGTTTCCAATCAGGTTTCCTTGGGGCTCTCTGAAGGGGATATTATCAGTAATATTAAAAGCGTTATCCGTCAGATTGCTGATCAGGAACAGGCAGCGCGTCAAAAGCTCTTAACACAGCATCTTTCCACGCTCCAGGATAGAGTTTTTCGTGCATTCGGGATTTTAGAGAATGCCCATATAATTTCCAGTAATGAGACAATTGAGCTCTTATCAATGGTAAGACTTGGACTTGATTTAAAATTGTTAAGAGATATTGATAAGAAATTGCTTAATGAGCTATTGATACTTACTCAGCCTGCTCATCTACAGAAGATAAGCGGCAAGAAATTAACCCCAACAGAAAGGGATTCAAAACGCGCCTCTTTGATAAGAGAGAGGTTGATACATAACTAA
- the ilvE gene encoding branched-chain-amino-acid transaminase, producing MKVYLNGKLVNKEKAVVSCFDHGLLYGDGAFEGIRSYKGLIFKLDEHIDRLFETAHTLILSMPVSKQGLKGAIIKTLRANRLKDAYIRVVVTRGVGDLGLDPRKCKGKEALFIITDKIALYPKHIYDKGMEIITVPTVRNLPEALNPQLKSLNYLNNILAKIEAINAGFQEAIMLDSLGYVAECTGDNIFIVKNNELFTPPQCMGTLRGITRDAVLGIAKSLGIPAHEHVITRHEVYISDECFLTGTAAEIVPVVKVDGRVIDKGKPGKITRLISQEFKELTKTEGVRY from the coding sequence ATGAAGGTATATTTAAACGGTAAGCTTGTTAATAAAGAAAAGGCAGTTGTTTCCTGCTTTGATCACGGTCTTCTTTATGGTGATGGTGCGTTTGAAGGCATTCGTTCCTACAAGGGGTTGATTTTTAAATTAGATGAGCATATTGATAGATTATTTGAGACAGCTCATACGCTTATATTATCTATGCCAGTTAGCAAGCAAGGTTTGAAGGGAGCGATTATTAAGACATTGCGCGCAAACAGATTAAAGGATGCCTATATCCGCGTTGTAGTAACTCGCGGCGTGGGTGATCTAGGGCTTGATCCACGCAAATGCAAGGGTAAAGAGGCACTTTTTATTATTACTGATAAGATAGCTCTCTATCCAAAACATATTTATGATAAGGGGATGGAGATTATTACTGTTCCTACGGTACGCAACCTGCCGGAGGCCTTGAATCCGCAATTAAAGTCATTAAACTATTTAAATAATATCTTGGCAAAGATTGAGGCGATAAATGCTGGTTTTCAGGAGGCAATAATGCTTGATAGTCTTGGTTATGTTGCTGAATGTACGGGAGATAATATTTTCATAGTGAAGAATAATGAACTTTTTACGCCACCGCAATGTATGGGAACCTTACGTGGTATCACACGCGATGCGGTTTTAGGTATTGCTAAAAGTTTAGGCATTCCAGCTCATGAGCATGTTATTACTCGGCATGAAGTTTATATCAGCGATGAATGTTTTTTAACTGGAACAGCTGCAGAGATTGTCCCTGTTGTTAAGGTAGACGGAAGAGTAATCGATAAGGGTAAGCCGGGTAAGATTACTAGATTAATAAGCCAGGAATTCAAAGAGCTCACAAAAACAGAGGGAGTGAGATATTGA
- a CDS encoding UvrB/UvrC motif-containing protein, with product MLCDICAKNEATVHLTEIVNEQVKELHLCETCAQTKSMQMEQQFGLSDLLAGLADFDKPLQTQDTFGVECQNCHLTYKDFKKIGRLGCSECYSQFRRYLDSLLKRIHGSNKHMGKAPLKLAQVAKTKKRTLNLGELKEGLRKSIASEEFEEAARLRDAIRQIEGKQTDPDKR from the coding sequence ATGCTTTGCGATATATGTGCTAAGAATGAAGCAACAGTACACCTAACAGAGATTGTCAATGAGCAGGTGAAAGAATTGCATCTTTGCGAAACCTGCGCTCAAACCAAAAGTATGCAGATGGAGCAGCAGTTTGGCCTCTCTGACCTTTTGGCAGGCCTAGCTGATTTTGACAAACCCTTACAGACACAAGATACATTTGGTGTTGAATGTCAGAATTGCCACCTTACTTATAAGGATTTTAAGAAAATCGGCAGACTTGGCTGCAGTGAATGTTATAGCCAGTTTAGAAGATATCTAGATTCCCTGCTGAAGCGGATACATGGTTCTAATAAACATATGGGTAAGGCGCCGCTAAAACTTGCTCAAGTCGCAAAGACAAAAAAGCGCACTCTTAATCTAGGAGAGCTAAAAGAAGGATTGCGCAAGTCCATAGCCTCAGAGGAATTTGAGGAGGCGGCTCGCCTGCGAGATGCCATCAGGCAGATTGAGGGAAAACAGACAGATCCTGATAAGAGGTGA